In Drosophila biarmipes strain raj3 unplaced genomic scaffold, RU_DBia_V1.1 ptg000009l, whole genome shotgun sequence, the following proteins share a genomic window:
- the LOC122817929 gene encoding uncharacterized protein LOC122817929: MNALYGIEPLSKEIAVDLRNLLNLANLPISTTQAWEHSLGNNVEIPTFTKLVMFLHNRLVSIDLIESRKPAVPVRSSIQSTNHRQTTRPSGNSTVRGHSFHSTLESGSIRCSLCQQNHVLRRCPDFLAKDCFARKVIVDRSKACINFLSASHSLSQCSSNRNCSQCGQRHHTLLQFPNAQQSPSLTPGVSRQHTSDSGRSADSSTLQLFSAVASHLNSTTLLATALVRIVNNSTGQSALVRALIDHGSEGTLITENIVQALRLKRHPVRAEITGIGNTSHNQCRHSTDFTIISCSGSDFNAYVSSAFILRSLTDPNFIKSGRIDLFIGVDIIPQLMLPDIRKGTLAEPIAQNTQLGWIVFGPAEAAQTTSISIRCNLANLNNTVIGRSRQIALNRFHALERKLNHRPDFSQKYVSTIQEYFDLKQIKEVKGSEEEHTRINAQRQLSISACTVPHHAVIKDDSLTTKMRVVYDASCKTSNGRSLNDILCTGPALQNDLGGAILNWRFHRYVFVADITKMYRCIDMHDEDAQYQRILWRDEKGLIKEYFSTTVTFGTASAPFTAIRVIHQIASDERERYPLAEHVLKKEIYVDDVQTGHETIDEALKIRNDVIAALQSAGMELKKWASNHPDILESIPTTDLSNSSIFEIDNNDSIKTLGLYWHPNKDGFGFNLKFPLNPIFTKRSILSTVARLFDPLGYLAPVIIAAKILLKEVWSFRIERKDEPPALLDWDDPLQDQLAERWRQLIQELPDIEEIHIPRVDLSGALLCTQLADWIVNQLQASHHTISVHYWSDAMIVLYWINGDPRRWKTFVSNRIGAILEASSPSQWRHVLTQENPADCATRGLTPSQLKHHTLWWNGPHWLQLSEEHWPVNPVQSPKSELISGEQSLKHIGAHISYVKRFIYNTRHKKADRLTGPIQVSEFQQALFALVRMVQQEVYSEELSRLRSNKFLSKHNKLSQLSPFLDDEGLIRVKGRLKNALQLSISQRTPIILPKAHHLTILVIRNAHHNTLHGGVQLTLSTIHQVFWIVNEFLNGQRMFHLFWKKWSADWLSHLQARPKWRHETDNLQRNDMIIIKDDRTGPSDWKLGRIIDLHPEADGLVRVATIKTSTVIYKSAATNCLRLRTGAGEDLPENGLLDRQSLVDLVEARLDHIRLDVRAQDQGDGGWSLDPLIRER; this comes from the exons ATGAATGCACTGTACGGAATCGAGCCACTGTCCAAGGAGATCGCGGTGGACCTTAGGAATTTGTTAAACCTGGCAAAT CTGCCTATCAGCACAACACAGGCCTGGGAACATTCCCTGGGCAACAACGTGGAAATCCCCACCTTCACAAAACTGGTGATGTTTCTGCACAATCGATTGGTCAGCATCGACCTAATTGAGAGTAGGAAACCAGCCGTTCCAGTTAGATCATCTATACAATCGACCAACCATCGCCAGACAACCAGACCATCGGGAAACTCCACTGTTAGGGGACACAGCTTCCACAGTACTCTTGAGTCTGGATCCATCAGGTGCTCGCTCTGCCAACAGAATCACGTTCTAAGACGGTGCCCGGACTTCCTTGCCAAGGATTGTTTCGCGCGAAAGGTTATAGTCGACCGCTCAAAGGCATGCATCAATTTCCTTAGTGCTTCCCATTCTCTCAGTCAATGCAGCAGCAACCGAAACTGCTCCCAATGTGGTCAACGGCACCACACTTTGTTACAATTCCCGAATGCTCAACAAAGTCCTTCATTGACTCCTGGAGTATCCCGACAGCATACTTCAGACTCTGGTCGGAGCGCAGACTCTTCAACTCTTCAACTCTTCAGCGCAGTTGCCTCCCATCTGAACTCAACGACCCTTCTTGCTACTGCACTGGTTCGGATCGTAAATAACTCCACTGGGCAGTCAGCTTTAGTTCGAGCTCTCATCGACCATGGTTCGGAAGGCACCCTTATCACAGAAAACATCGTTCAAGCGCTTAGACTCAAACGGCATCCTGTTCGAGCTGAAATCACGGGAATTGGTAATACGTCGCATAATCAGTGCAGGCACAGCACCGACTTCACCATAATCTCATGTTCAGGATCTGATTTTAACGCCTACGTATCCTCAGCCTTCATCCTTCGGTCGCTAACAG ATCCTAATTTCATCAAGTCGGGTCGCATTGACCTATTTATCGGTGTCGACATTATCCCGCAATTAATGCTTCCGGACATACGTAAGGGGACGCTGGCAGAACCAATTGCACAAAACACACAGCTGGGCTGGATAGTTTTTGGACCAGCTGAAGCAGCCCAGACGACATCAATCTCCATCCGTTGTAATTTGGCAAACCTAAACAACACG GTGATCGGCCGGTCAAGGCAAATCGCATTAAACCGTTTTCACGCCCTGGAAAGGAAACTTAATCATCGGCcagatttcagtcaaaagtatGTCAGCACTATTCAAGAGTACTTCGATCTCAAGCAGATAAAAGAGGTAAAAGGTAGTGAGGAAGAACACACTAGGATCAACGCTCAAAGGCAACTCTCAATCTCTGCGTGCACCGTTCCACATCATGCTGTGATCAAAGACGACAGTTTAACTACAAAAATGCGCGTCGTATACGACGCTTCGTGCAAAACATCTAACGGGAGGTCTTTGAATGATATTTTATGCACGGGTCCCGCCCTACAAAACGATCTTGGAGGAGCTATACTCAACTGGCGTTTTCATCGGTATGTCTTCGTGGCCGATATAACGAAAATGTATCGCTGCATAGATATGCATGATGAAGATGCCCAGTATCAGCGAATTTTATGGCGCGATGAAAAGGGACTCATCAAGGAATATTTTTCGACTACAGTAACGTTTGGCACTGCCTCGGCACCCTTCACGGCGATTCGAGTCATACATCAGATTGCGTCCGACGAGCGTGAACGCTATCCTCTGGCCGAGCATGTCCTTAAAAAGGAAATCTATGTGGATGATGTTCAAACCGGACACGAGACCATCGACGAAGCTCTAAAAATTCGCAATGATGTCATCGCAGCTCTGCAATCAGCAGGCATGGAGCTCAAGAAGTGGGCATCCAACCATCCAGATATCTTAGAAAGCATCCCAACTACAGATCTCTCTAACAGTAGCATTTTTGAGATAGACAATAACGACTCCATTAAAACTTTAGGGTTGTATTGGCATCCAAACAAAgatggttttggttttaatctTAAGTTTCCTCTCAATCCTATATTCACCAAACGTTCTATACTATCCACAGTAGCACGCTTATTCGATCCGTTGGGATACCTGGCACCAGTGATCATCGCTGCAAAAATCCTGTTGAAGGAAGTTTGGAGTTTTCGTATCGAGCGCAAGGATGAGCCCCCCGCATTATTAGATTGGGACGACCCATTGCAAGATCAACTCGCCGAGCGGTGGCGACAGCTCATTCAAGAGCTCCCCGACATTGAAGAGATCCACATCCCTCG AGTTGACTTATCCGGAGCCCTGCTGTGTACACAATTAGCCGATTGGATTGTCAATCAACTTCAAGCATCACATCACACCATATCCGTACACTACTGGTCGGATGCAATGATAGTGCTGTATTGGATCAACGGTGACCCTAGGCGTTGGAAGACATTTGTGTCGAATCGAATTGGAGCAATCCTGGAGGCAAGCTCGCCATCGCAGTGGAGACATGTTCTTACGCAAGAAAACCCAGCAGATTGTGCTACACGCGGACTCACCCCTTCCCAGCTGAAACACCACACGCTTTGGTGGAACGGACCACATTGGCTGCAGCTTTCAGAGGAGCATTGGCCAGTCAATCCAGTTCAGTCCCCAAAATCAGAACTTATTTCAGGAGAGCAATCCTTAAAGCACATCGGAGCCCACATTT CCTACGTCAAACGATTCATTTATAATACTCGTCACAAAAAAGCGGATAGACTCACCGGTCCTATTCAGGTATCTGAATTTCAACAGGCTTTGTTCGCACTGGTGAGGATGGTTCAACAAGAAGTCTATTCGGAAGAATTATCAAGACTACGATCCAACAAATTTCTATCCAAACACAACAAACTCAGCCAGCTATCACCGTTTCTAGACGATGAGGGGCTCATAAGAGTTAAAGGTAGACTTAAAAATGCTTTGCAGCTCTCCATATCTCAACGCACACCAATAATTCTTCCAAAGGCCCACCACCTGACGATTTTGGTTATAAGGAACGCTCATCACAACACCTTACATGGCGGTGTGCAACTAACTTTATCTACAATTCATCAGGTTTTCTGGATCGTCAACG AGTTCCTGAATGGTCAAAGGATGTTTCACCTCTTTTGGAAAAAATGGAGTGCAGATTGGCTATCTCATCTGCAGGCGCGCCCCAAGTGGCGCCACGAAACTGACAATCTTCAGCGTAAC